The segment ATCGCGATCGTTTCTAAGCGCCTCCCAGAGAAATCGTGCCGCTGTGAAGCCTTTGTGTCGTTCTGTAGGTGCTTCAAGCACCTTGTAGGTAAGGTACTTATAAAGGTTCGCTAGGCTGTACGGCTTCAGATGTTGTAAAGATTCAGGAGCTTGAGTAAAAGCGCGTTCAAGCACTTGCAGGCAGGCTGATTCCAATCGATAAACATTAGAAGATATTGAATTGGCAGACACTCGATATAAAATTTGTGTGGATGGTACTGCTACAAAATTATAGCGTGCAGCTAGGCGCAAATATAAATCCCAATCCTGTGCCGCAGGCAGTGACTCATCAAAACCCCCGACTTCGCTAAAAGCCTGTCGGCGAATCAAAGGATTGGAGCCATTATCCAGAAAATCACCTAACAACAACTTCTCACAAACATTGCCAGTTACAGTGCTGTAACTACCTCGATGTAAAAACTTACCCGATTCATCTACAAAATCACACCAACTGTAAGCAACAGCAGCTTGGGGATTGTCTTGCAGAGCCCTAAATTGAGCCTCCAGCTTATCCGTCGTCCAGATATCGTCGGCATCTAAAAAAGCAATAAATTCACTGTTGGCATGATAAAAGCCTCGGTTGCGGCTTACGTTTGCGCCCGAATTTGGGTAGCTAAATACTTTTGATCGCGGGTCTTGGATACAGGAAACAATATCTAAAGTTGCATCTTGCGAACCGTCATTAACTATTATCACTTCAAAATCTGTGAAGGTTTGTTTTAGAACAGATTCAATCGTTACTAGAATCGTTTTTTCGCCGTTAAAAACGGGAACAATCACAGATATTAACGGCATATCAATATCAGCCCAAGTCTATTTTGGTATTGGATCTAAACAAAAGCAAAGTTTTACTCATTTGCTTTCTCGTATCGTAGCAGAAGTATAGGTGGATTATAATAAACTTAAATCAGTCGGTTGCATCCAGCTATTTCCCTCACGCTATAGGTAAGCCTTATGCTCAGCAACCTCAAGTCTATTATTTCCCCGCGTCTGAGGAGCCAAGTTAAGTCTATCGTCCAAGCCTGGGAACGTCGCCAAGACCATTGGCTCGACGTGATATCCACAGAATACAATTTCCGATTTCGACGGTGGGCAATTCAGGAACAGTTGGAGAAAATCCGCTCCCTACCAAGGGCCCTGCACATTGAAGCGACAAACACTTGCAACGCCAGATGTACTTTCTGCGCCTATCCTCAGATGGAAAGGGCAAAGCAGGTGATGCCTTTAGAGGACTTCCGGCGGATTATTGATGAGTATGTGGCGATGGGTGGCAAATACGTCTCTATGACGCCAATTGTAGGAGATCCGTTTGTTGACCCTCACCTCTTCGCCAGACTGGATGACCTTTACAAACGCCCGGAAATAGAAGGATTTTACTTCTACACCAACGCAATTTTGATGAAGCCGCAAGTCAGCGAAAAGCTTCTTGTCTACGGTGATAAACTGAAGGTTCACGTTTCTTGGGGCGGGTTCGATCGCGAAACCTACAAAGCTATTATGGGAGTCGATCGCTTCGATACGGTCAGCCGCAATGTTGAAGCGTTTGTTGAAGCAAAGCGCACAACTAATTCTCCCATTAATTTCACAATTGCACTGCGTTGTCCTCTATCAAAATGTAGGGGAGAATTGTGGAAGAAGTTTCGCCTCTGGGAGCGTGAGGGGCTCCTCAATATCGAACACCTGGATTCCTACGATTCCTGGGCCGGAAAGATAAAGGCGGAAGATTTGCAGGCGATCGGACTCCAACCCCGTCAAATGCCCCACAAGCGCGGTGCGTGTGAAATGCTTTATATGAAACCAGCTGTGCTGGCAAATGGCAAAGTAAACGCCTGCGCCTGCCGCGATGTGGAGGCGGAGTTAATTGTAGGCGATCTCAAGGAATCAAACCTTTCGGAAGTTTGGGAAGGTAAAGCTATTGAGGAGATTATCGACCGTCACGAACAAAGTGATTTCCCCGATGTTTGTCAGCGCTGCACCTGGTACGTCAGCGTCTACAACCAGCGCAAAAGTATCGTCTTAAAACCCCTACTCAATTGGAGCGAAGACAGTTCCCACGATAGCTTGAAGCTGTACTGATAACTTTTTTTTGCAATAGGAAAGATGAACATCAGAAGTTCTGTTAAAAAGTTAATTGTTAATTTGTCACCACCCAAGTATTATTATGTGGGACTGGCAATAACTGGCAATCAAACTGCTGGTAGAGCTATGAGTTTACTGGGCTACCGTTGGATACACTATCCAATAGCAGTCGAAAATCTGTGGAAGTATGAAGTGGCGACAGATACCCCGGTAGGAATGTGGTTCAGACAGGGTTTATTGCCTCGAAACGGAATTTTTATTTTGACAGTAAGAGATGTGCAGAGTTGGCTTGAGGATTGCCAACTTTGGTATGAGTCACGCCCCATTGATAGCTTAAATGATTTTGAGGTTAGGGTGAGGCAGTATGTTTGTGGTTCATTAACATTCGATCGCAGTTGCTTTGAAGATTCTTACTACAAACACACCGAAGCCTGTGTTACTATGGCTAAAAATATGGGAGTCAAGCTCTATGAGTGGAATGTCGTCGCCGAACCTAATTGGGATTTCTTAACGAAACTAACAGGTAGGACGACAGATAAGCCTTTTCCCTTTACTCCAGGCAAGTATGCGGGAACTTGGGATAAATTCTTGGAAGTTCACCAAAAAAAGGTTTAACTCATATTAGTAGGGTGAGTTAGTAACGCATCCTACTTGGATGAGGGTTTTAAATTCAGCACAAACTGCACCACATCCGGGTTATTTTTAGCCCATATTTCGCGATCGTCACGAATCTTAGCTAGGTGGGATTCAATGTTTTCTGGTGTCAGCAATACGCCAAAATCTGCCGGAACGCTTTCTTCATTATAGTTGAAAATTCGGTTGAGTACCAAATCGCCAACTTCTTTGCGGTAGTGGGAATTATCTATATAATTTTTCATATTGTTGCCGATCGCTTCTGTGGTAATGCTGTTGTAACCGGAGAAATCCCACACGGGTACAATTTTGACTATTTCGCGTTTCCATTGCTCAAAAATTGGCCAAAGCCCTCGCACTCGCAGCGCCTCCCATTCCGTAGCATGGGAAGGTGAAATTAAAATTTTGAGATCTATATTTCGTTGTTGGCATATAGTAACTATAGTTTTAAAGTTGCTTAATAGGGAATTTGACACTTGGTAGTTTTTATCTTCTTCTGGTGCGCGAAAATGATTTTTATTTATAACTTCTTTAAAAATTACTGGGGTAGGTTTATTTTCATAAACGTGCTTAACATAGTATCGCTCGTCTCGTCTGCCATCTGGATAAAAATAACCGATCGATTTTGAATCCTTTTTATTGATATCTATTGTATCTCTACTGGCTTGAAAAGCATCAAGAGAAAATATAACATTTACGGCATCTAGGGGAACAATTGTTTCTCTGTCTAGTCTGGCTTCTGAAAAATCTGAGGGTATTTCACTCAAGTTGCTGAACATAAACAAATCAATGCCTATGACAACTTGTTGTAAGTTGGGTTGATTGGCGATCGCGTGTTTAAAATATCGCATTGCCGGATAGATATTAGCCCCTGTCAATGCCAGATTGTAAGTTGAGGTCGAATTCGCGAAAACAGGATGTTTGGGATCTAATCCAAACTCGGTTCTGGATGAACCCAGAAAAATGACTTTTGGTTTTATCCGGGTAACAGCGACAGCTTTATAAAGCATTACGTGATTATTTATTTCCGGCTTTAATCTATTTACTCTAGAAATAACCGGACTATTAATCACTCCGTAGGGGTCAACAACTACATTAAATAACAAAAACAACAAAGACTCAACCAAGATAACTGCCAACAGCAACCTAATATATCGACGGTAAGATTTCATCGTCTTTTTCTATTAAAACCGGAAATAAAGAAATTCAGAAACTCGATTCAGCGAAACCAAACAAAAAACTGCTAAGCTACCAACCAAGAGCGCCCACCACACCGTTGGTTTTATCCACTTCATAATGTCTTGGGTATTCGGCAACAGAATTACTCCTAGTATAAGTCCACCCAGTACCCATAAACTTTTTTGTCCCCCCAGCGGCGGTAAGTAAGTAAATTCTTGCCATCCCTTGAACTTTAGCCCAAACTGCGTTAACCAACCCAATAATTTTTGATAGGCAACAGGTAACACGAAGTTTTTCATTCCCAGCATCACCTGCACCATTTCTATGCCATCGTGGATACTTTGCGCCCGAAACAACACCCAACCGAACACAACAGCAATAAAGGTAATCGTCCACGCCAAAATTTTGGGCAATTGGATACCCAATTTTCGCCAAGCATGGTCGATCGACAGCAACAGTCCGTGCCATCCCCCCCACACCACAAAAGTCCAGCCTGCACCGTGCCACAGTCCGCCCAGCAGCATGGTAATCATCAGGTTGGTATACCGACGCAATTCCCCACGCCGACTGCCACCCAAGGGAATATATAAATAATCGCGCAGAAAGTTAGACAGCGTGATGTGCCACCGCCGCCAGAAATCAATGATGGAAGTAGCTTTATAGGGCGAATCGAAATTAATGGGCAGATCGATATTCATCATCCATCCTAAGCCGATCGCCATATCCGAGTAGCCAGAAAAATCAAAATATAGCTGAAAGGTATAACTCAGCGCCCCCACCCATGCTTCAATAAAGGTACAATCGCTAGCATGAGCAAATATCGGCGCTACCCA is part of the Argonema galeatum A003/A1 genome and harbors:
- a CDS encoding glycosyltransferase; the encoded protein is MPLISVIVPVFNGEKTILVTIESVLKQTFTDFEVIIVNDGSQDATLDIVSCIQDPRSKVFSYPNSGANVSRNRGFYHANSEFIAFLDADDIWTTDKLEAQFRALQDNPQAAVAYSWCDFVDESGKFLHRGSYSTVTGNVCEKLLLGDFLDNGSNPLIRRQAFSEVGGFDESLPAAQDWDLYLRLAARYNFVAVPSTQILYRVSANSISSNVYRLESACLQVLERAFTQAPESLQHLKPYSLANLYKYLTYKVLEAPTERHKGFTAARFLWEALRNDRDRIPEPRILLKILIKIAVVALLPPQKAQTLINRSNTLRPIHNVLLSYIRV
- a CDS encoding radical SAM/SPASM domain-containing protein, coding for MLSNLKSIISPRLRSQVKSIVQAWERRQDHWLDVISTEYNFRFRRWAIQEQLEKIRSLPRALHIEATNTCNARCTFCAYPQMERAKQVMPLEDFRRIIDEYVAMGGKYVSMTPIVGDPFVDPHLFARLDDLYKRPEIEGFYFYTNAILMKPQVSEKLLVYGDKLKVHVSWGGFDRETYKAIMGVDRFDTVSRNVEAFVEAKRTTNSPINFTIALRCPLSKCRGELWKKFRLWEREGLLNIEHLDSYDSWAGKIKAEDLQAIGLQPRQMPHKRGACEMLYMKPAVLANGKVNACACRDVEAELIVGDLKESNLSEVWEGKAIEEIIDRHEQSDFPDVCQRCTWYVSVYNQRKSIVLKPLLNWSEDSSHDSLKLY
- a CDS encoding MBOAT family O-acyltransferase, with product MVFNYQMGRLLYLATGNSKRARILIWVGLGFNLLVLAYYKYANFFITSIDSLFNTQLLAPNVTLPLAISFFTFTQSAYLVDAYRGETKNYNFLTYGLFVLFFPHLIAGPIVRHNDLVPQFEQLRNFVFSHKNMAMGLTLFTLGLAKKVLIADNISPWVAPIFAHASDCTFIEAWVGALSYTFQLYFDFSGYSDMAIGLGWMMNIDLPINFDSPYKATSIIDFWRRWHITLSNFLRDYLYIPLGGSRRGELRRYTNLMITMLLGGLWHGAGWTFVVWGGWHGLLLSIDHAWRKLGIQLPKILAWTITFIAVVFGWVLFRAQSIHDGIEMVQVMLGMKNFVLPVAYQKLLGWLTQFGLKFKGWQEFTYLPPLGGQKSLWVLGGLILGVILLPNTQDIMKWIKPTVWWALLVGSLAVFCLVSLNRVSEFLYFRF